Within Methanobacterium sp., the genomic segment TTGCTTGCAAATTTTAAGCATTTCCTCTGAATTATCCAGACCATAAATTTTTAAATCCGCCTTTTTAAAAAGAAATGAACTTAAACCAGTCCCTATACCAATATCAAGCAACTTTTCTGCTGAATTAATATATTCAAATACTAATCCAAATATTATTTCAGATGAATAGCTTTCAAATTGCCTGGAAAGTGAATCATATTCTTCAGCATATCTATCATGTTCAATGCCAGATTTTATGGGAACTTTTTTATTCATAATTAAATATCTTACTTAAATATCATATAAGATTAACAGAATATCCTGCAAAACATTTTTATA encodes:
- a CDS encoding class I SAM-dependent methyltransferase codes for the protein MNKKVPIKSGIEHDRYAEEYDSLSRQFESYSSEIIFGLVFEYINSAEKLLDIGIGTGLSSFLFKKADLKIYGLDNSEEMLKICKQKNIASDLKFFDLNENFLPYNDLEFHHVIAVGVFHFFNNLENFFRESYRILKKGGTFSFT